A portion of the Eulemur rufifrons isolate Redbay chromosome 30, OSU_ERuf_1, whole genome shotgun sequence genome contains these proteins:
- the CACNA1F gene encoding voltage-dependent L-type calcium channel subunit alpha-1F isoform X1 — MSESEGKKDTTPEPSPANGAGPGPEWGLCPGPPAVEGESSGASGLGTPRRRTQHNKHKVVAVASAQRSPRALFCLTLANPLRRSCISIVEWKPFDILILLTIFANCVALGVYIPFPEDDSNTANHNLEQVEYVFLVIFTVETVLKIVAYGLVLHPSAYIRNGWNLLDFIIVVVGLFSVLLEQGPGRPGDAPHTGGKPGGFDVKALRAFRVLRPLRLVSGVPSLHIVLNSIMKALVPLLHIALLVLFVIIIYAIIGLELFLGRMHKTCYFLGSDVEAEEDPSPCASSGSGRACTLNQTECRGRWPGPNGGITNFDNFFFAMLTVFQCVTMEGWTDVLYWMQDAMGYELPWVYFVSLVIFGSFFVLNLVLGVLSGEFSKEREKAKARGDFQKLREKQQLEEDLQGYLDWITQAEELDMEDPSAGDGNLGSMAEEGRAGHRPQLAELTNRRRGRLRWFSHSTRSTHSTSSHASLPASDTGSMAETPGDEDEEEGALASCTRCLNKIMKTRVCRRLRRANRGLRARCRRAVKSNACYWAVLLLVFLNTLTIASEHHGQPVWLTQIQEYANKVLLCLFTVEMLLKLYGLGPSVYVSSFFNRFDCFVVCGGILETTLVEVGAMQPLGISVLRCVRLLRIFKVTRHWASLSNLVASLLNSMKSIASLLLLLFLFIIIFSLLGMQLFGGKFNFDQTHTKRSTFDTFPQALLTVFQILTGEDWNVVMYDGIMAYGGPFFPGMLVCIYFIILFICGNYILLNVFLAIAVDNLASGDAGTAKDKGREKSSEKDVPQENGVLVPGGEKEEEEGTRSEAAGVEEEEEEEEEEDEEEEEEGGAGHVELLQEVVPKEKVVPIPEGSAFFCLSQTNPLRKACHTLIHHHIFTNLILVFIILSSVSLAAEDPIRAHSFRNHILGYFDYAFTSIFTVEILLKMTVFGAFLHRGSFCRSWFNLLDLLVVSVSLISFGIHSSAISVVKILRVLRVLRPLRAINRAKGLKHVVQCVFVAIRTIGNIMIVTTLLQFMFACIGVQLFKGKFYSCTDEAKHTPQECKGSFLVYPDGDVSRPLVRERLWVNSDFNFDNVLSAMMALFTVSTFEGWPALLYKAIDANAEDKGPIYNYHVEISVFFIVYIIIIAFFMMNIFVGFVIITFRAQGEQEYQNCELDKNQRQCVEYALKAQPLRRYIPKNPHQYRVWATVNSAAFEYLMFLLILLNTVALAMQHYEQTAPFNYAMDILNMVFTGLFTIEMVLKIIAFKPKHYFTDAWNTFDALIVVGSVVDIAVTEVNNGGHLGESSEDSSRISITFFRLFRVMRLVKLLSKGEGIRTLLWTFIKSFQALPYVALLIAMIFFIYAVIGMQMFGKVALQDGTQINRNNNFQTFPQAVLLLFRCATGEAWQEIMLASLPGNRCDPESDFGPGEEFTCGSNFAIAYFISFFMLCAFLIINLFVAVIMDNFDYLTRDWSILGPHHLDEFKRIWSEYDPGAKGRIKHLDVVALLRRIQPPLGFGKLCPHRVACKRLVAMNMPLNSDGTVTFNATLFALVRTSLKIKTEGNLEQANQELRIVIKKIWKRMKQKLLDEVIPPPDEEEVTVGKFYATFLIQDYFRKFRRRKEKGMLGNEAPSSTSSALQAGLRSLQNLGPEIRQALTCDTEEEEEEGQEGEEEEDEKDSETNKAEMDSQPPSRRGSRISVSLPLGDRLPDSLSLGPSDDDGGASNPRQPSLPQAGSHTHRRGSGALIFTIPEEGSSQPKETKGQDKQDEEEEVPDRLSYVDEQAGTPPRPVLLPPHRTQRYTEGHHAPRRRLLPPTPAGRKPSFTIQCLQRQGSCEDLPIPGTYHRGRNSGPSRAQGSWATPPQRGRLLYAPLLLVEEGAAGEGYLGKSSGPLRTFTCLHVPGTHSDPSHGKRGSADSLVEAVLISEGLGLFARDPRFVALAKQEIADACRLTLDEMDSAASDLLAQGTSSLYSDEESILSRFDEEDLGDEMACVHAL, encoded by the exons ATGTCGGAATCTGAAGGCAAGAAAG ACACCACGCCAGAGCCCAGTCCAGCCAATGGAGCAGGCCCTGGTCCTGAATGGGGGCTGTGCCCGGGGCCCCCAGCCGTGGAGGGTGAAAGCAGTGGGGCATCGGGCCTAGGAACCCCTAGGCGAAGAACCCAGCACAACAAGCAcaaggtggtggcagtggccagTGCCCAGCGGTCACCCCGGGCACTCTTCTGCCTTACCCTGGCCAATCCTCTACGGCGGTCCTGCATCAGCATCGTGGAGTGGAA GCCCTTTGACATCCTCATCCTGCTGACCATCTTTGCCAACTGCGTGGCTTTGGGGGTCTACATCCCCTTCCCTGAGGATGACTCCAACACTGCCAACCACAACCTG gAGCAGGTGGAGTACGTATTCCTGGTGATTTTCACTGTGGAAACGGTTCTCAAGATCGTGGCCTACGGGCTGGTGCTCCACCCCAGCGCCTACATCCGCAATGGCTGGAACCTACTAGATTTCATCATCGTCGTGGTCGG GCTATTCAGCGTGCTACTGGAGCAGGGCCCTGGACGGCCTGGCGATGCCCCTCATACTGGGGGCAAGCCGGGGGGCTTTGACGTGAAGGCGTTGAGGGCATTTCGGGTGCTGCGGCCACTGAGGCTGGTGTCTGGGGTCCCGA GCTTGCACATAGTGCTCAATTCCATCATGAAGGCGCTGGTGCCGCTGCTGCACATCGCACTGCTGGTGCTTTTCGTCATCATCATTTATGCCATCATTGGACTCGAGCTGTTCCTCGGACGCATGCACAAGACGTGCTACTTCCTGGGATCTG ACGTGGAGGCGGAGGAGGACCCGTCGCCCTGTGCGTCATCGGGATCCGGGCGTGCGTGTACGCTGAACCAGACTGAGTGCCGCGGGCGCTGGCCGGGGCCCAATGGCGGCATCACCAACTTCGACAACTTCTTCTTCGCAATGCTGACAGTCTTCCAGTGCGTCACCATGGAAGGATGGACCGACGTGCTCTATTGG ATGCAGGATGCCATGGGATATGAGCTGCCCTGGGTGTACTTCGTAAGCCTCGTCATCTTTGGGTCTTTCTTCGTCCTCAATCTTGTGCTTGGCGTCCTGAGTGG AGAGTTctccaaggagagggagaaagcaaaAGCTCGAGGGGACTTCCAGAAGCTGCGGGAGAAGCAGCAGTTGGAAGAGGACCTGCAGGGCTATCTGGACTGGATCACACAGGCTGAGGAGCTGGACATGGAGGACCCCTCAGCAGGAGATGGCAACTTGGGTTCTATGGCTGAAGAGGGCCGGGCTGGCCACC gGCCACAGCTGGCTGAGCTGACCAATAGGAGGCGTGGACGTCTGCGCTGGTTCAGCCACTCTACTCGCTCTACACACTCCACCAGCAGCCATG cCAGTCTCCCAGCCAGTGACACCGGTTCGATGGCAGAGACCCCAGGcgatgaggatgaggaggaaggggcTCTGGCCAGCTGTACACGCTGCCT AAACAAGATCATGAAAACCAGGGTCTG CCGCCGCCTCCGCCGAGCCAACCGGGGCCTTCGGGCTCGCTGCCGTCGGGCTGTGAAGTCCAATGCTTGCTACTGGGCCGTGCTGCTGCTCGTCTTCCTCAACACGCTGACCATCGCCTCGGAGCACCACGGGCAGCCTGTATGGCTCACCCAGATCCAGG AGTACGCCAACAAAGTGTTGCTCTGCCTGTTCACGGTGGAGATGCTTCTCAAGTTGTATGGTCTGGGCCCCTCTGTCTATGTCTCCTCCTTCTTCAACCGCTTTGACTGCTTCGTGGTCTGTGGGGGCATTCTAGAGACCACCTTGGTGGAGGTGGGTGCCATGCAGCCCCTGGGCATCTCAGTGCTCCGATGTGTGCGCCTCCTCAGGATCTTTAAGGTCACCAG ACACTGGGCGTCTCTGAGCAATCTGGTGGCATCTCTGCTCAATTCAATGAAATCCATAGCATCCTTgctgcttctcctcttcctctttatcATCATCTTCTCCCTGCTTGGCATGCAACTGTTTGGGGGCAAGTTCAACTTTGACCAGACCCACACCAAGCGAAGCACCTTTGACACCTTCCCTCAGGCCCTCCTCACTGTCTTTCAG ATCCTGACAGGCGAGGACTGGAATGTGGTCATGTATGATGGTATCATGGCCTATGGTGGCCCCTTCTTCCCAGGGATGTTGGTGTGCATCTATTTCATCATTCTCTTCATCTGTGGCAACT ACATCCTGTTGAACGTGTTTCTTGCCATTGCTGTGGACAACCTGGCCAGTGGAGATGCAGGCACTGCCAAGGACAAGGGCAG GGAGAAGAGCAGTGAGAAAGATGTCCCACAGGAGAATGGGGTGCTG GTGCCtggtggggagaaagaggaagaggagggtacAAGGAGTGAAGCAGCAG gcgtggaggaggaggaggaggaggaggaggaggaagatgaagaagaagaggaggaagggggtgcAGGGCATGTGGAACTCCTGCAGGAAGTTGTACCCAAGGAGAAGGTGGTGCCCATCCCTGAGGGCAGCGccttcttctgcctcagccagaCCAACCC gctGAGGAAGGCCTGCCACACCCTCATCCACCACCACATCTTCACCAACCTCATCCTGGTGTTCATCATCCTCAGCAGTGTGTCCCTGGCTGCTGAGGACCCCATCCGGGCCCACTCCTTCCGAAACCAC ATTCTGGGCTACTTCGATTATGCCTTCACCTCCATTTTCACTGTGGAGATTCTACTAAAG ATGACAGTGTTCGGGGCCTTCCTGCACCGTGGCTCCTTCTGCCGTAGCTGGTTCAACCTGTTGGATCTGCTGGTGGTCAGCGTGTCCCTCATCTCCTTCGGCATCCA CTCCAGCGCAATCTCAGTGGTGAAGATTCTGCGAGTACTCCGAGTACTGCGGCCCCTCCGAGCCATCAACAGGGCCAAGGGACTCAAG CATGTGGTGCAGTGTGTGTTCGTGGCCATCCGGACCATCGGGAACATCATGATTGTCACCACACTCCTGCAGTTCATGTTCGCCTGCATCGGTGTGCAGCTCTTCAAG GGGAAATTCTACAGTTGCACTGATGAGGCCAAACACACCCCACAAGAATGCAA GGGCTCCTTCCTGGTCTACCCCGATGGCGATGTGTCACGGCCCCTGGTCCGGGAGCGGCTCTGGGTCAACAGCGATTTCAACTTTGACAATGTCCTTTCAGCCATGATGGCCCTGTTCACTGTCTCCACCTTCGAAGGCTGGCCTGC GCTTCTATACAAGGCCATTGATGCAAACGCAGAGGACAAGGGCCCCATCTATAATTACCACGTGGAGATCTCAGTGTTCTTCATTGTCTACATCATCATCATCGCATTCTTCATGATGAACATCTTCGTAGGCTTCGTCATCATTACCTTCCGTGCCCAGGGAGAGCAGGAGTACCAAAACTGTGAGCTGGACAAGAACCAG CGCCAGTGTGTGGAGTATGCCCTCAAAGCCCAACCACTCCGCCGCTACATCCCCAAGAACCCGCATCAGTATCGCGTGTGGGCCACTGTGAACTCTGCTGCCTTCGAGTACCTCATGTTCCTGCTCATCCTGCTCAACACAGTTGCCCTAGCCATGCAG CACTATGAACAGACTGCTCCCTTCAACTACGCCATGGACATCCTCAACATGGTCTTCACTGGCCTCTTCACTATTGAGATGGTTCTCAAAATCATCGCTTTCAAACCCAAG CATTACTTTACCGATGCCTGGAACACGTTTGACGCTCTTATTGTGGTGGGCAGCGTAGTGGACATTGCCGTCACCGAAGTCAAT AATGGTGGCCACCTTGGCGAG AGCTCTGAGGACAGCTCCCGCATTTCTATCACCTTCTTTCGCCTCTTCCGAGTCATGCGGCTGGTCAAGCTTCTCAGTAAGGGTGAAGGGATCCGCACTTTGCTCTGGACATTCATCAAGTCCTTCCAG GCCTTGCCCTATGTGGCTCTTCTCATCGCAATGATATTCTTCATCTATGCAGTCATTGGCATGCAG ATGTTCGGCAAGGTGGCTCTTCAGGATGGCACACAGATCAACCGAAATAACAACTTCCAGACCTTTCCACAGGCTGTGCTACTTCTGTTCAG GTGTGCTACCGGTGAGGCATGGCAGGAGATAATGCTTGCCAGCCTTCCCGGGAATCGATGTGACCCTGAGTCCGACTTTGGCCCCGGCGAGGAGTTTACCTGCGGCAGCAATTTTGCCATCGCCTATTTTATCAGCTTCTTCATGCTCTGTGCCTTCCTG ATCATAAATCTCTTTGTGGCTGTGATCATGGACAACTTCGATTACCTAACCAGAGACTGGTCCATCCTGGGCCCCCATCACCTCGATGAATTCAAGAGGATCTGGTCTGAATATGACCCTGGGGCCAA gggCCGCATCAAGCACCTGGATGTGGTTGCCCTGCTGAGACGCATCCAGCCCCCGCTGGGATTCGGGAAGCTGTGCCCACACCGAGTGGCCTGCAAG AGACTTGTGGCAATGAACATGCCCCTCAACTCAGATGGAACGGTGACATTCAACGCCACTCTCTTTGCCTTGGTCCGGACATCCCTGAAGATCAAGACAgaag GGAACCTGGAGCAGGCCAACCAGGAGCTGCGGATTGTCATCAAAAAGATCTGGAAGCGGATGAAGCAGAAGCTGCTAGATGAGGTCATCCCCCCACCAGACG AGGAGGAGGTCACCGTGGGCAAATTCTACGCCACGTTTCTGATCCAGGACTATTTCCGCAAATTCCGGCGGAGGAAAGAAAAGGGGATGCTAGGGAACGAGGCCCCTTCAAGCACCTCCTCTGCCCTTCAG GCTGGTCTGAGGAGCCTGCAGAACTTGGGTCCTGAGATCCGACAGGCCCTCACCTGTgacacagaagaggaggaagaagaggggcaggagggagaggaggaggaagatgagaagGACTCAGAAACGAACAAA GCCGAGATGGACTCCCAGCCCCCATCTCGCCGGGGTTCCAGGATTTCTGTGTCTCTACCTCTCGGGGACAGACTCCCAGATTCACTCTCCCTTGGGCCCAGTGATGATGATGGGGGCGCTTCCAACCCCAGAcagcccagcctgccccaggcTGGATCCCACACCCACAG GAGAGGTTCTGGGGCTCTCATTTTCACCATCCCGGAAGAAGGAAGTTCTCAGCCCAAGGAAACCAAAGGGCAAGACAagcaggatgaggaggaggaagtccCCGACCG GCTCTCCTACGTAGATGAGCAGGCAGGGACTCCCCCACGCCCAGTCCTTTTGCCACCTCACAGAACCCAGAGATACACCGAAGGGCACCATGCACCACGCCGCCGTCTGCTGCCCCCTACACCTGCAG GTCGGAAGCCCTCCTTCACCATCCAGTGTCTGCAGCGCCAGGGCAGTTGTGAAGATTTACCCATCCCAGGCACCTATCATCGTGGACGAAACTCAGGGCCCAGCAGGGCTCAg GGCTCCTGGGCAACCCCTCCTCAGCGGGGTCGGCTCCTATACGCCCCACTGTTGTTGGTGGAGGAGGGTGCGGCGGGGGAGGGATACCTCGGCAAATCCAGCGGTCCACTGCGCACCTTCACCTGTCTGCACGTGCCTGGAACCCACTCGGACCCCAGCCATGGCAAGAGGGGCAGTGCTGACAGTTTGGTGGAGGCT GTGCTCATCTCTGAGGGCCTGGGCCTCTTTGCCCGAGACCCACGCTTTGTGGCCCTGGCCAAGCAGGAGATTGCAGATGCGTGTCGCCTGACACTGGATGAGATGGACAGTGCCGCCAGTGACCTGCTGGCACAGGGGACCAGCTCACTCTATAGCGATGAGGAGTCCATCCTCTCCCGCTTTGATGAGGAGGATCTGGGAGATGAGATGGCCTGCGTCCATGCCCTCTGa